The bacterium genome has a segment encoding these proteins:
- a CDS encoding class I SAM-dependent methyltransferase, translated as MTEKGYLKSWRFCEECQNVVHKSGDGSWPACNHDWRPNSPAGVLSNQKKELELFGPSEQARFRLCARTYQSPVELFYLVEFIRKFAKGSPIRTIVEIGSYHGGTADFFDRYFMPEMLICIDLNFEHWTAPEDTALRIEGDTRDARTLEDVKIYLKNEPVDFLFIDGDHSIDGARNDWEKYSPLVRNGGVIAFHDTGAIPAVRQVFEEV; from the coding sequence ATGACTGAAAAAGGGTACCTGAAAAGCTGGCGGTTTTGCGAAGAGTGCCAGAACGTGGTGCATAAAAGCGGTGACGGATCGTGGCCGGCCTGCAACCACGACTGGAGGCCAAACAGCCCGGCAGGGGTTCTGTCAAACCAGAAGAAAGAGCTGGAGCTTTTCGGACCAAGCGAACAGGCTCGTTTTCGGCTTTGCGCCAGAACCTATCAAAGTCCGGTCGAGCTCTTTTATCTGGTAGAGTTTATCCGGAAATTTGCAAAGGGTTCTCCGATCCGGACAATTGTAGAAATCGGCTCCTATCACGGCGGAACCGCCGATTTCTTTGATCGATATTTCATGCCTGAGATGCTTATATGCATCGATCTGAATTTCGAGCATTGGACTGCTCCGGAGGATACCGCGCTCCGGATTGAAGGAGATACGCGAGATGCTCGGACGCTCGAAGATGTTAAGATATATCTTAAAAACGAGCCCGTTGATTTCCTTTTCATAGACGGCGATCATTCCATCGATGGCGCACGGAATGACTGGGAAAAATACTCCCCGCTGGTCCGGAATGGAGGGGTGATCGCGTTCCACGATACGGGCGCGATCCCGGCAGTCAGGCAGGTTTTCGAAGAGGTT